In Streptomyces erythrochromogenes, the DNA window GAGGCGGACGTGTGAGACGGGTGCTGGGCGGGGACCTCGGTGGGACCGGCGCTGGGCTTGTGACTCATGACTCCATTCTTCCGCGCAAGCGGCAGGACAGGCGCGTCGGACGGGTCTGCCGTCAGTCGGAGTCGGGGCTGCATTGGGGGAGAGTCGCAAGCGCTTCTGAATGCCCGGTTAATGGCGCATGGCTTCCCGGCTCCGGCTGGTGCACGAGTCCTTCCCGGGGCGCGGGTGGGGCGCGGTTGCCGGGGGCGCCGTCCCCGGACCCCCCGCGCCCCTTGCGCCGGCCGGCGCAGGGCCCGCCGACGGGTCAGCTCTCCGTGCGGTACATCAGGTCGACCTCGTGGGTGGTGAAGCCGAGGCCCTCGTAGACGGCGAGGGCCGCCGGGTTGTCGGCGTCGACGTAGAGCATGGCCGTCGGCAGGCCCTGGGCCGCCAGGTGCTGGAGGCCGATCGCGGTCAGGGCCTTGCCGAGGCCGCCGCCCTGGGCGCCGGGGAGGACGCCGACCACGTAGACCTCGCCCAGCTGCTGCGCCGCGTGGACCTTCGTCCAGTGGAAGCCGACGAGCTCGCCGTCGCGCTCGGCGAGGAAGAAGCCCTTGGCGTCGAACCAGGGCTGCGCGATCCGGTCGTCGAGGTCGCGCTGGGTGAGCGAGCCCTGCTCGGGGTGGTGGGCGAAGGCGGCCGCGTTCGCCGCGAGCCAGGCCGCGTCGTCGGTGCCGGGCAGGAAGGTCCGTACGGTCACGCCGGGCGGGAGCACCGGATCCGGCAGCGGGGCCCCTTCGGCCAGGGGCCGGCGCAGCTGGCGCAGCTCGCGGAAGAGGGTCAGGCCGAGCACCTGGGCGAGGTGCCGGGCGGCGGACTTGCCGCCGTGGGCCCACACCCGCAGCCGTTTGCCGGAGGCGGCCAGCAGGGCCATGCCCATCGCCCGGCCGTGGCCGCGGCCGCGCAGCGCCGGGTGGACCACGAGTTCGGCGGCCGGGGCCTCCACCGGGTCGGTGTCCTCCAGTTGCCCGTACGCGGCGAGCCGGCCGCCGTCGGTGAGCAGGAAGTGCCGGATCCCCGCGCGCGGCCCTCCGCGCAGCTGGAGCCTTCCCTGTTCGGACACGGCGGTGGTGCCGTCCGTACGCGCCGCGTCCTCGATCAGGTCGAGGACGGCGTCGGCCTGTTCCCCCGTCAGCTCGTCGAGGGTCTGAATCTGCCGTCCCGGCTCCAGGGCCGCTGCTGCGTCAGTCATGGAACGAGCCTACGACCGTCCGGGCCGCCGAGCGGAGTACGGGCACGGGGTCGGGCCTTCTTCTGCGTGTAACCAACGCGATACCCGTTACCCCCTGGTAGAGCTACGCGCGTTGACCATAGGCTTCGGCGGACCTCCCGAGCAGTATCGCTGTCCACAAAGGGGACTAAATGTCAGCGACGCCACAACGGCACCGCCGAACCCGCCGGTTGACCTTCACCGCCCTCGCCGTCACGGCCGGGGCCGGGGCGATGGTCGCCGCCGCACTGCCGGCCGGAGCCGCGAGTGGTGGCGGTACGGCCAAGAGCCGGACCGTCGATGTGCAGATGCTGTCGTTCAACGACTTCCACGGCACCCTGGAGCCCCCGCAGGGCTCCTCCGGCACCGTGACCGAACGTCAGGCCGACGGCACCACCAAGGCCATACCCGCGGGCGGGGTCGAGTACCTCGCGACCGCCCTGCGCGAGGCCCGCAAGGGCCACGAGTACTCCGTCACCGCAGCGGCCGGCGACATGATCGGCGGCAGCCCGATGCTGTCCGGGCTCTTCCACGACGAGCCGAGCATCGAGGCGCTGAACAAGCTGGGGCTGAACGTCTCCAGCGTCGGCAACCACGAGTTCGACGAGGGCAAGACCGAGCTGCGCCGCATGGCGTACGGCGGCTGCCACCCGGTCGAGGGCTGCTACGAGTTCGGCAAGGAGTTCACGGGCTCCACCTTCCAGTACCTCGCCGCGAACGTCACGGACGAGAAGACCAAGCGCCCCCTGATGTCGCCCACCTACGTGTGGAAGAAGGGCGACGTGAAGATCGGCTTCATCGGCGTCACCCTGGAGGGCACTCCGGACGTCGTGACCGCCGAGGGCGTCAAGGGCCTCAAGTTCGGCGACGAGATCGAGACGATCAACAAGTACGCCGCCGAGCTGAACAAGCAGGGCGTGAAGTCGATCGTCGCGCTGATCCACGAGGGCGGTCTGCCCGCGAACGGCGCGTACAACTACGACTGCGACGCCCCGGGCGCCGGCGCCGGCATCTCGGGCGCGATCGTGGACATCGCCAAGAACGTCGACGCCAAGGTCGACGCGCTGGTCACCGGCCACACGCACCAGGCGTACGCCTGCAACATCCCCGACCCGGCGGGCAACCCGCGCGCGGTGACCTCGGCGGCCTCCATCGGCCGTCTGTTCACGGACACCACGCTCACCTACGACCGGCAGACCAAGGACATCGTCCGTACGCCGATCAGCTCGCCCAAGCCGGTCAACAAGGTCGTCCACCGCGACCAGCCCAAGGCTGCGGACATGACCGAGCTGATCGGTCGCTGGAACGCCCTGGCGGCCCCGATCGCCAACCGTCCGCAGGGCTTCATCTCGGCGGACATCCCGGGCCGCGGCTCGGCGGAGCCCGAGAAGCCGCTCGGCGACCTGATCGCCGACGCCCAGCTCGAGGCGCTCGCCCCGGCGGACAAGGGCGGCGCTCAGCTGGCCCTGATGAACCCGGGCGGCATCCGCTCGGACCTCGCGTACAAGGCCTCGGGGGCCGAGGGCGACGGCGTCGTGACCTACGGCGAGTCCTTCACGGTCCAGCCGTTCAACAACATGATGAACGTCGTGGACCTGAGCGGCGTGCAGCTGATCACCGCGCTCCAGCAGCAGGTAAGCGGCCCGGTCAACGGGGCCAGCCCGAAGATCTTGCAGGTGTCGAAGGGCTTCACCTACACCCTCGACATGACGAAGGCCGGTGCCGACCGCATCGTCGTGGACTCGGTCAAGCTGAACGGTGCCGCGATCGACCCCGCCAAGACCTACCGGGTCGCGATGAACGAGTTCCTCGCGGGCGGCGGTGACGGCTTCACCGTCCTGAAGGAGCACAAGAACAAGCTCGTGGGCGCGTCCGACCTGGACTGCTTCAACGCCTACCTGACGAACAACTCCTCGGCGTCCGCGCCGATCGCCCCGCCGGCGGCGAACCGGATCACCGTCGTCAAGTAACACCCGCGCACAGCGTGCCCGAAGGGGCGGCGGGCCGACAGGCCCGCCGCCCCTTCGGCGTTTCCCCGCGCACCCCCGTGGCGCGGGGACCGGCGGGGATCAGAGGGCCGCGAGGAACGCCCCGACGGCCCGGTGGAAGCCGTCGGGGTCCGTGAACGGCACGAAGTGGTCGCCGTCGAGGGGCGCGTACGAGGTCCTCGGGCGCCGGGCGACCATCGCGTCGGCGACGGACTGTGTGAGCGCCTGGCTGCCGGTGCCGTGGATCAGCAGGGCCGGGCAGGTGCTCGTGAGCCAGGTGTCCCAGTGGTCGCCGGCGCAGGCGTGGATGGAGTCGAGCATGTCCTGCGGGTGGTACGCCAGGCGCCAGCCGGTGCCGTCCGGGAGGGGGCGCAGCCCGTCGGCGACGAAGGGCGCGGCCGGTCCGGCGGCGGCGAGGAGTTCCTCGCGGGTGGCGGCGGTGTGGGGGAGGCCGCCGAGGAAGTCGAACCAGTTCGGCCCGTCGGGGATGCGGATCTCGACGGTGGCGTCGACGCCGATGAGCGCGGAGATCCGGTCCGGGTGGGCGGCGGCCAGGTGGTAGGCGTTGAGCCCGCCGAGGGAGTAGCCGAGGAGCGGCACGGGGGTGCCCTGGCCCAGGTGGTCGAGGAGGGCGACGGCGTCGGCGACGTAGCCCTCGCGGCGGTAGTGGGGCGCCCGGTCGGATGCGCCGTGGCCGCGCTGGTCGGGGGCGATGACCCGCCAGGTGTCGCCGAGGGCGGCGGCGAGCCCGGTGAAGGCGAGGGCTTCGGACATGCCGCCGTGCAGGGCGAGGAGCGGCCGGCCGGTGCCGCCGAAGTCCAGGTAGGAGAGGGTCCGGTCGTCGATCTTCAGCTCGTGGCGCATGTTCCTGCCTCCCGTGGGCCTGTGGATCTTGTCGATGGCTTCACCCTGCCAGCGTTTGGGCAAGCGCGCAATACGCATGTCTTGCGCGCTTGCCCAAATCCTGTCGCGGAGTCGTGGATACGATCCGGGCATGGGAAATCGCGAGGACCTGCTGGCCGGAGCCCGGCGCTGCCTGGAGGAGAAGGGCTACCTGCGCACGACCGTGCGCGACATCGCCACGGCCTCGGGGGTGAGCATGGCGGCGATCGGCTACCACTTCGGGTCCCGGGAGGCCCTCCTCAACCAGGCCCTGTTCGCCGCCATGGAGGAGTGGGCCGCGGGATCCGGCCGCCTCGCGGGCGAGGGCGGGACCGCGGGGGAGCGCTACGCCGACACCTGGGACCGCAAGATCCGCGACTTCGGCGAGATGCGCTGGCTCTGGCTGGCCTCCGTCGAGGCGTTCGTCCACGCGCAGTCCTCGCCCGAGCTGCTCGCGATCCTCGCCGAGGGGCAGCGCCGCAACCGGCGGACGGTGGCCGCGGCCCTGCGCGGGGTGCCGCCGGAAGAGGTCTCCGATGAGGACGTGCGGGCCCTCGGCTCGATGCACATCGCGCTGCTCAGCGGCGTGATGGTGCAGACCCTGACCGACCCGGAGCAGGCGCCGGACGGCCGTGAACTCCTCCAGGGGCTGCGCTCCATGGTCGAGTTGCTCGGAAGCTGACCGCTACCGACGGGTAGCAAGTATGACGTGTGCACGCCATAATCCGGCCATCACCGGGTCGGCAAAGGGGCGGGCATGGGCATCGGCATGGGCACGGGCACGGGCACCGGAACGCGCACGGGCGCGGTCGCGGGTGCGGTCACCGGAACGGGCGGGGTCACCGCACCGGCATGGGGCCGGCGGACGTTCCTGGCCGGAGCACTGGCCCTGGGAGCGGCCGTCGGCCTGGGAGCCGCACCCGCCTCGGCGGCCGCACTCGGCACCCAGGACTGGATGGCCGGCCTCGGCGACTCCACCGCCCTCCAGCGGATGACCATCCCCGGCACCCACGACTCCGGCGCCACCAAGGGCGGGCTCTACGTCGCCTGCCAGAACACCTCGATCGCCCAGCAGCTCGACTCCGGCATCCGCTTCCTCGACGTCCGCTGCCGGGTCACCGGCGGCTCCTTCGCCATCCACCACGCGGCGTTCTTCCAGGACCTGATGTTCGGGGACGTCCTCGTCGCCTGCGCGAACTTCCTCGCCGCCCACCCCTCCGAGACCGTCCTGATGCGCGTGAAGCAGGAGTACTCCGGGGAGAGCGACGCCACCTTCCGCGCCGTCTTCGACGACTACCTGGACAACCGCGGCTGGCGTTCCCTGTTCCGGATCGCCGACACCCTGCCCACGCTCGGACAGGCCCGCGGCAAGGTGGTCCTGCTCGCCGACAACGGCGGCCTGCCGGGCCTGCGCTACGGCGACGGCAACGTCTACGACATCCAGGACGACTACAACACCGAGCCCTTCGCCAAGCGAGGCCGGATCGAGAACCACTTCCGCAAGGCCGTGCAGCAGCCCGGCAAGCTCTTCGTCAACTACGTCAGCACCGCGGCGTACATGCCGCCGCGCTGGAACTCCGACCGCCTCAACCCGCAGGTCCACGGCTTCGTCGACGGCGGGGAGATGGCCGGCCGGACCGGGCTCGGGATCGTCCCGATGGACTTCCCGAACACCCGCTCCGGCCTGGTCGCCTCACTGATCCGGCACAACTGACGGCTCGGAGGGCGGCGGGGTCGGCGCCCCGGGGATGCGGAGCACCGCCTCCGTGCCCGCACCGCCGTCCGCCGCCGCCCGCAGCTCGGCGCTGCCGCCCGCGCGGGCCGCCGTACGGGCCACGATCGACAGGCCCAGCCCGCTGCCGGGCAGGGCGCGGGCCGACTCGGACCGCCAGAACCGCTCGAAGACGTGCGGGAGGTCCGCCGCCGGGATGCCGGGCCCGTGGTCCCGTACGGTCAGCTCGCCCGCCCTCAGCGTCACCTCGACCGAGCCGCCCGGCGGGCTGAACTTCACGGCGTTGTCCAGGACGTTGACCACCGCCCGCTCCAGCGCCGCCGCCTCGCCCCGGACGTACCAGGGCTCCAGGTCCGACGCGAAGGCCAGCTCCGGACCGCGCAGCCGGGCCCGGGACAGCGCCGCCGCGGCGATCTCGTGCAGGGCGACCACCCCGAGCGGGCCGGGCGAGGCCGCATCCGGCCGGGACAGCTCCTGCAGGTCCCCGATCAGCGAGGCCAGTTCCGTCATCTGCGCCTTGACCGAGGCCAGCAGCTCCCGCCGGTCGTCGGGCGGGATGGCCCGGCCGGTCTCCTCACTGCGCGCGAGGAGCTCGATGTTGGTGCGCAGCGAGGTCAGCGGGGTGCGCAGCTCGTGCCCGGCGTCCGCGATCAGCTGGGACTGCCGGTCCTGGGAGGAGGCCAGGGCCGCGGTCATCGAGTTGAAGGACCGCGACAGGCGGGCGATCTCGTCGTCGCCCTCGTCGGGGATCCGCACCGTCAGGTCCTCGGTGCGGGCGATGTGCTCGACGGCGTCGGTCAGCTCGTCGACGGGCCGCAGCCCCGTACGGGCCACCCACAGGCCGGCCGCGCCGGCGCCGGCGATCCCCAGGGCGGAGACGAGCAGCAGCACCCAGGCCAGGGTGGACAGCGGCTTGTCGATGTCGGAGAGCGGCCGTGCCACCGAGACCGCGAAGATCGGCGCGCCGGGCGTGGTCTGTGCGGCGAAGGTGTAGACGCGCATCCGCACGCCGTTGTCCGTGGTCGCGTCGTGCAGGGCCTTGTTCTTGCGGCCCGTCGCGACCTCCCTGTCCAGGGCGATGACCGGCAGGTCGGTCTGGCCGCTCACCCAGCAGTGGTTGCCGTCCGCCGTGACGATCTGGACGGTCGCGTTCAGTTTCTCGGCGATGTCCTGCTGGGGCTGGGCCGGCGGGCGGGCCGGGCAGCCGCTGCGCAGCCGGTCCAGCACCTGGCTGGTCGGGTTGGTGGCCATCAGGGACTGGTTCAGCTGGTTGTCGAGCTGGGCCCGCACCACCACCCAGGACACCCCGGCGACGGTGGCCACGGCCACGGCCACGGCGGTGGTGACCAGCAGGGCCAGCCGGGAGCGCAGCGGCAGCGCGCGGAAGCGGGCGGCCGGGCTCACTCGGGCCCGCCATCGCCCGCGCGCAGTACGTAGCCCACCCCGCGCACCGTGTGGACCAGGCGCGGCTCCCCGCCCGCCTCGGTCTTGCGGCGCAGGTACATCACGTACACGTCCAGGGAGTTGGAGCTGGGCTCGAAGTCGAAGCCCCAGACGGTCTTGAGGATCTGCTCGCGGGTCAGGACCTGGCGCGGGTGCGCGAGGAACATCTCCAGCAGCGTGAACTCGGTACGGGTCAGCTCCACCGGGCGCCCGGCCCGGGTGACCTCGCGGGTCGCGAGGTCCATGCGCAGGTCGCCGAAGGTCAGGGCGTCCTCGTGGGGGCCGGCGCCGGCCTGTGCGGCGGCGTAGGAGCTGCGGCGCAGCAGGGCGCGCACGCGGGCGAAGAGCTCGTCGAGCTCGAACGGCTTGACTAGGTAGTCGTCGGCGCCCGCGTCGAGGCCGGTGACGCGGTCGCCGACGGTGTCGCGGGCGGTCAGCATCAGGATCGGGGTGACGCTGCCGGAGGCGCGCAGCCGGCGGGCGGCCGTGAGCCCGTCCATCCGCGGCATCTGGATGTCCAGCACGATCAGGCCGGGGGCGTACGAGGCCGCCTTGTCGAGGGCGTCGAGCCCGTCGACGGCGGTCTGCACGGCGTAGCCCTCGAAGGCGAGGCTGCGGCGCAGGGCCTCGCGTACGGCCGGTTCGTCGTCGACGACGAGGATCCGCGCTTCGCCTTCGGCGGGGTTCATGGATGGGTCTCCCAGGTGTGGTGGCCGGCAGTGGGGTCCGACGGGTGACGGCGCCTCCAGCCTCGCACGGCAGGCTGGTGCTGTGACCGGAAAGGTCCACCGGGTCACGGCACCCGGTACGGCACCTCGCCGCGTTGTCGGACCACGCAAGCCTGGGCAGACCCCATGGCACCGGACGACGCAACCCGGCAGACCTGCCCGGCCGCAGCCCTAGAAGGACGTGCCGAAGCCGTTGGCGAAGGAGTCGCCGCCGGAGGTGCCGGAGGTGCCGGCGGATTCCTTGCCTCCGGGGCCGCCCTTGCGGAGGGAGTCCAGGTCGGCCTTGATCGTGTCGACGGGGATGGCGAAGCCGAGGCCGACGCTGCCGGCGGCGGAGTTGCCGGTCGAGGGCGAGTAGATCGCGGAGGGCATGCCCACGATCTCGCCCTTCATGTTGACCAGGGCGCCGCCGGAGTTGCCCGGGTTGAGGGAGGCGTCCGTCTGGAGGGCCTTGTACGAGGTGGTGTTCGAGCCGGTGTCCCCGTTGAACTGGCGGCCGCCGAAGGAGAAGGGCCAGCTGTCCTCGCCCTGCTGGCGGCCCCGCGGGGAGCTCTGCTCCGACTTGGGCACCTTCACCTCGCGGTTCAGGGCCGAGACGATGCCGCTGGTCACGGTGCCGGTGAGGCCGTCGGGGGAGCCGATGGCGACGACCTGGTCGCCGACCTTGACGCTGCCGGAGTCGCCGAGCTCGGCGGGCTTGAGGCCGCTCGCGCCGTCGAGCTTGATCAGGGCCAGGTCCTTGTCGGGGTCGGTGCCGACGATCTTGGCGGTGTGCTTCTTGCCGTCGCTCGTCGTCACCTGGATCTGGGTGGCGCCGTCCACGACGTGGTTGTTGGTGGCGATCTCGCCGTCGGCGGTGAGCACGAAGCCGGAGCCGGTGCCCTGGCCGGAGCCGGTGCGGGTGTCGATGCGGACGACCGAGGGGCTGACCTGCTCGGCGATCCCGGCGACGGTGCCGGTGCTGGACTGCGAGACGTTCGTGCCGCTGACCCCGCCGGTGGTGCCGGCCTGCCGGTCCATCAGCTGCTGGACGGCGGCTGCGGTGCCGCCGCCGACCAGGGCCGCGGCGAGCGCGACGGCGGCCAGCAGGGCGACGGGCTTCTTCGCGCGCCGGGCGGGCGCGGCGTGGGCGGGACCCTGCGGGAGGCCGGCGCCGGCTTCGCCGCCGTCCGCCGGGGCCGGGACCGTCTCGCCCCGGATGACCGGCGGCTGGTGCGCCTCGTGCCAGCCGGGCGCGGCCGGCGGGTAGGCGGGCGGCGGCGGATACGCCCCGGCTCCGGTCCCGACTCCGGCCTCGTGCGCCAGCCGGTCGCGTCCGCGCTGCCAGTCCTCGCCGAACGGCGCGTGCTGGGGGCGGTGTTCCTGCGGGTACTCGCCTTCGCGGCGGAAGCTCTCGGTCATGACACGACTCTCCCCGCCGTTGATGAGAGCTTCCTGAGTCCGGCCTGAGAAGCCCGACAGAACCGCGTATGCCCGATGTAAAGACACTTCCCGGCGCCTCCCCCTTCCGCTATCTTGAACGCGTTCAAGTGAACGAGTTCAAATACCGATCGGGGGGATCGTGGACGAGGTCGTGCGGCGGAGGGTGTCCCGCTTGCCGTGGAGGCTGGCCGTGACCGCGGCGGCGGTGACGGCCGGTACGACGGTGTGGTCGGCGACCGTGGCGACGGAGGGTGTGCCGGCCCGCGGCTTCCTGCTGATCCTGTTCGTCGCCGGTCTGCCGCTCCTGGCGCGCGACGCGCCGACGGCCTTCACCTGCGTCTGCCTGCTCACCGGGATGGTCCTGCTGTGGGTGTCGCTGCTCGGGGCCGCAGTCGGGCTCGGGCCGGTCGTCGCTGCGTCGCTCGCGCTGCTGGCCGCGTCCGTCGCCGATCCCGACGCCCCACCGGGCGGCTGTTCGGTGGCGCTCGCCGGGG includes these proteins:
- the mshD gene encoding mycothiol synthase is translated as MTDAAAALEPGRQIQTLDELTGEQADAVLDLIEDAARTDGTTAVSEQGRLQLRGGPRAGIRHFLLTDGGRLAAYGQLEDTDPVEAPAAELVVHPALRGRGHGRAMGMALLAASGKRLRVWAHGGKSAARHLAQVLGLTLFRELRQLRRPLAEGAPLPDPVLPPGVTVRTFLPGTDDAAWLAANAAAFAHHPEQGSLTQRDLDDRIAQPWFDAKGFFLAERDGELVGFHWTKVHAAQQLGEVYVVGVLPGAQGGGLGKALTAIGLQHLAAQGLPTAMLYVDADNPAALAVYEGLGFTTHEVDLMYRTES
- a CDS encoding bifunctional metallophosphatase/5'-nucleotidase, encoding MSATPQRHRRTRRLTFTALAVTAGAGAMVAAALPAGAASGGGTAKSRTVDVQMLSFNDFHGTLEPPQGSSGTVTERQADGTTKAIPAGGVEYLATALREARKGHEYSVTAAAGDMIGGSPMLSGLFHDEPSIEALNKLGLNVSSVGNHEFDEGKTELRRMAYGGCHPVEGCYEFGKEFTGSTFQYLAANVTDEKTKRPLMSPTYVWKKGDVKIGFIGVTLEGTPDVVTAEGVKGLKFGDEIETINKYAAELNKQGVKSIVALIHEGGLPANGAYNYDCDAPGAGAGISGAIVDIAKNVDAKVDALVTGHTHQAYACNIPDPAGNPRAVTSAASIGRLFTDTTLTYDRQTKDIVRTPISSPKPVNKVVHRDQPKAADMTELIGRWNALAAPIANRPQGFISADIPGRGSAEPEKPLGDLIADAQLEALAPADKGGAQLALMNPGGIRSDLAYKASGAEGDGVVTYGESFTVQPFNNMMNVVDLSGVQLITALQQQVSGPVNGASPKILQVSKGFTYTLDMTKAGADRIVVDSVKLNGAAIDPAKTYRVAMNEFLAGGGDGFTVLKEHKNKLVGASDLDCFNAYLTNNSSASAPIAPPAANRITVVK
- a CDS encoding alpha/beta fold hydrolase, which gives rise to MRHELKIDDRTLSYLDFGGTGRPLLALHGGMSEALAFTGLAAALGDTWRVIAPDQRGHGASDRAPHYRREGYVADAVALLDHLGQGTPVPLLGYSLGGLNAYHLAAAHPDRISALIGVDATVEIRIPDGPNWFDFLGGLPHTAATREELLAAAGPAAPFVADGLRPLPDGTGWRLAYHPQDMLDSIHACAGDHWDTWLTSTCPALLIHGTGSQALTQSVADAMVARRPRTSYAPLDGDHFVPFTDPDGFHRAVGAFLAAL
- a CDS encoding TetR/AcrR family transcriptional regulator, producing MGNREDLLAGARRCLEEKGYLRTTVRDIATASGVSMAAIGYHFGSREALLNQALFAAMEEWAAGSGRLAGEGGTAGERYADTWDRKIRDFGEMRWLWLASVEAFVHAQSSPELLAILAEGQRRNRRTVAAALRGVPPEEVSDEDVRALGSMHIALLSGVMVQTLTDPEQAPDGRELLQGLRSMVELLGS
- a CDS encoding phosphatidylinositol-specific phospholipase C; the protein is MGIGMGTGTGTGTRTGAVAGAVTGTGGVTAPAWGRRTFLAGALALGAAVGLGAAPASAAALGTQDWMAGLGDSTALQRMTIPGTHDSGATKGGLYVACQNTSIAQQLDSGIRFLDVRCRVTGGSFAIHHAAFFQDLMFGDVLVACANFLAAHPSETVLMRVKQEYSGESDATFRAVFDDYLDNRGWRSLFRIADTLPTLGQARGKVVLLADNGGLPGLRYGDGNVYDIQDDYNTEPFAKRGRIENHFRKAVQQPGKLFVNYVSTAAYMPPRWNSDRLNPQVHGFVDGGEMAGRTGLGIVPMDFPNTRSGLVASLIRHN
- a CDS encoding sensor histidine kinase; this encodes MSPAARFRALPLRSRLALLVTTAVAVAVATVAGVSWVVVRAQLDNQLNQSLMATNPTSQVLDRLRSGCPARPPAQPQQDIAEKLNATVQIVTADGNHCWVSGQTDLPVIALDREVATGRKNKALHDATTDNGVRMRVYTFAAQTTPGAPIFAVSVARPLSDIDKPLSTLAWVLLLVSALGIAGAGAAGLWVARTGLRPVDELTDAVEHIARTEDLTVRIPDEGDDEIARLSRSFNSMTAALASSQDRQSQLIADAGHELRTPLTSLRTNIELLARSEETGRAIPPDDRRELLASVKAQMTELASLIGDLQELSRPDAASPGPLGVVALHEIAAAALSRARLRGPELAFASDLEPWYVRGEAAALERAVVNVLDNAVKFSPPGGSVEVTLRAGELTVRDHGPGIPAADLPHVFERFWRSESARALPGSGLGLSIVARTAARAGGSAELRAAADGGAGTEAVLRIPGAPTPPPSEPSVVPDQ
- a CDS encoding response regulator transcription factor, translated to MNPAEGEARILVVDDEPAVREALRRSLAFEGYAVQTAVDGLDALDKAASYAPGLIVLDIQMPRMDGLTAARRLRASGSVTPILMLTARDTVGDRVTGLDAGADDYLVKPFELDELFARVRALLRRSSYAAAQAGAGPHEDALTFGDLRMDLATREVTRAGRPVELTRTEFTLLEMFLAHPRQVLTREQILKTVWGFDFEPSSNSLDVYVMYLRRKTEAGGEPRLVHTVRGVGYVLRAGDGGPE
- a CDS encoding S1C family serine protease, which gives rise to MTESFRREGEYPQEHRPQHAPFGEDWQRGRDRLAHEAGVGTGAGAYPPPPAYPPAAPGWHEAHQPPVIRGETVPAPADGGEAGAGLPQGPAHAAPARRAKKPVALLAAVALAAALVGGGTAAAVQQLMDRQAGTTGGVSGTNVSQSSTGTVAGIAEQVSPSVVRIDTRTGSGQGTGSGFVLTADGEIATNNHVVDGATQIQVTTSDGKKHTAKIVGTDPDKDLALIKLDGASGLKPAELGDSGSVKVGDQVVAIGSPDGLTGTVTSGIVSALNREVKVPKSEQSSPRGRQQGEDSWPFSFGGRQFNGDTGSNTTSYKALQTDASLNPGNSGGALVNMKGEIVGMPSAIYSPSTGNSAAGSVGLGFAIPVDTIKADLDSLRKGGPGGKESAGTSGTSGGDSFANGFGTSF